CAGCCCGTAAAATTGTAAGGGTGTGTGTATTTTTCTCAAATATTAACTGATGATACAAATTGCACAGATATGCAAAGAAAGAAGAAACACACTGGCTGCTTACCATGTTGTAATCAGCAAGCTGGCCCTGCAGATCCCTGATCTCTGCAGCCAGACTTTCAGCTCTGAGAAAGAACATGTCACATATTTTTAGAAGATATGCTATTAATTAAATCAAGAACCATGTCTTCTCTGGAGGCCTCAATGCCCACATACCTCTTTTCATAGGACAGATAGACTGAGTTCTCTTGATTGAAGGTGTCAATCTCTTTGTGTAGTTTGCTGATCTCTGTGGTTAGCTCATTGATCTTACTCCTATCAGCAATAAAGTATGCAATAAAGTTAGAAACTAATCTAGAAGTAAACATATTTTAGCTTTCATTTAACCTCAGTTTACACATTACATTAGAGAGGTAAATATAATCTGCAGTTACATAACTTcgacaaaacaaatgaaaaacatAACAGTGAGTTAGCTACAAGTCTTTATTGGTTTGGCAAATATTTGTTAAACAGAAACTTACTTCTTAAAACTGTAAGATAATTTGGCAGTACAACACACTGTATTTCACTTGCAAAAGTTAAAATGTTAGCTAAAACATTTCAGTCATGCTTCACTACTAAATTCCTCTCCCATGTTGTCAATGCGGCAAAATGTCTCAACCCTTTGGCGTTGTGTAAGCTAGGGATGGGGAAGATTAAGTGGTATGCGTCAAACTGTGGAAATGCACCTGTGAGACAGGAATGCATCAGTAGAGAAGCTTTGAATTGCTGCATTTTGTTGGGAGGCTGAGGTGCATCGAAATTTACCGCACTAACTGTACGCTACTAGTACCTAGTCACTTGCAAAGAGGTGGCGAGACATTGAGACATTTACAAATTGATGAAATAAATATTAGATTTAATTCTGTTGTGAACAATTACTAAGTAGTGTATTGAGTTTTGTTAATGTTATTTATGTTTCTGTTTCAGAGAAAGAGTCAAACCAAGTGAGAACAACTGTCATGTTTGATTTACAGTAAGTGACAGTTGGATAAATGCATACGTTACCTGAGAAGACCCAAATAATAAGACTTGTCCAAAATCTGTCTCTGGGGTCCTAATATGGGATTGAGAAAGAAACGGGAGTGGGTAAGAGAAAACGTAGGAAAAAAAGGTTAGTAATTACATGGATTGTTAACGAAAACCAAAGgacccatttttttaatttttggaaaAAACGTATCTGATAGAGCactgaaaaaaaaatcttgaataaaatCAGTGTTGATCAAAGGTTTGGCTTTGATCTgcctgcaacttgagggttcctggttctatccccagcttccgccatcctagtcacatacgttgtgtccttgagcaagaccgtctcagtggcctagtggttagagtgtccgccctgagatcggtaggttgtgaattcaatccccggccgagtcataccaaagactataaaaatgggacccattacctccctgcttggcactcagcatcaagggttggaattgggggttaaatcaccaaaaattattcccgggcgcggcaccgctgctgcccactgctcccctcacctcccagggggtgaacaaggggatgggtcaaatgcagaggacaaatttcaccacaccaagtgtgtgtgtgtgtgtgacaatcattggtactttaacttttaacttaagacacttcactcttgctcctgatgggtcgtggttacggCCTTGCATTGCaggtcccgccatcagtgtgtatgaatgtgtgtatgaatgggtgattgtacaaatagtgtcaaagcgctttgagtaccttgaaggtagaaaaattgCTATAcgagtataatccatttaccctttatttaaatttaaaggTTTAAGATCACAGCTTTTAAAAGGTAAAATCTATGCAAAAATCATGTTTGTAATATGGGAAGTTGTGGCCACGCAACAGATGTACATACTACTCCGGTCACGCtgaccttttccacattttgttacattacacccacaaacatatatatattttattaggaTTTTATGTGAAAGACCAACACAAAGCGGCTCACAATTGTACAATTGAAACTAAATTTTAcataattttcacatttttttacaaattaaaaaagtgAAAGGTGTGGTGTGTGAAAGAGTCAGGCACCTTTACcctgaatgaaaaacagtgcctTCAGGAGTTGCCTAAAAATTGCTGAATGATTGAATGTTAATATCAAACAGAATCCCCTTGTGGGTAATCTATTCTCAGAAAAATACAGTTCAGGCTGTCTTCAACGAAAGATtttcatagtcaaatctgattaATTTGATTTTGCCCATAATCCCGATCAGTCTTATCTATGgcgtggtttatttattttttgagaaaCCAGATCGTGATATCCATACACTGACTGGTCACCAGGTGTCAGTAACATCACATTGATGTAGATTTAGCCACTATAGTGACCCCTCCAAAGGTAATAAAATAAACGTATAAAAGGAATACAgacttacggagcccctaaagggacattggGAAAATATGTTTTAGATATGTTTCTTGTGctcacgagaaactatctcaagcgcacgagaaacttttgcgTGAGCACCAGATAGTttctctaaaaaaaatgtttcacccatgtccctttaggggctttgTACGGACTTTTGTTGAAGAGATTCAAACAGATCTTATTTGCGACATTTTCCACTTCACACAAAAAGGCTAAAGGTttgataaacaaaaaaacagaagaatTGGATAGTTTAGTTAGGTCCTTGGTTCTGGCGCATCGCCGAGAACACATATAAATTTGACAATATCGAGGAAGTAAAAGTCATGACAATGTTTCCGTATGTGAACATGCGGAAGAATCATTCCATTGTCAGATAGGAGCAGTAAGGCAGGCCTCCTGCTCTAGAGAACTGGAAGCTACACTTCTGGGGACAGCGCCGTGTCCTGACACTCAGTGTTTAGTTTCTGGGGCTAAGTCGCGTGGCAGCACGGCGACCTCTATGATTGACGCCGGCATGTCCCAACGCGTGCTGCATCACCCACAGGAACATGGTTTAAAGAGGGGTTTAATGTCCGACGATACAACTGCAAGGTTGATAATCAAATCCTAGACTATTTTAAAACAAGTAGAGATGTTCTTTGACAGCTTCTGATGTTTGATTATTGGGTAtcgaacaccatccatccatctaactaTCTTCTTCCGACTATACAAGGTCGCGTCACGAGGGCAGCAGCCTGAAcagagaaacccagacttccctatgTTACAAATGCAAACTTACCTAGACAAAGCCACGGAGAGCACTGATCAGAGAGGTTGCTTATTTCTACGGTGCCGTTTTCTATGGGGTGTTGAATGTAAAAGTTCAGGCgcacttttctagcagatatattcTCGGATTTAACtcacatttctaatacaaattagtgtacagttcttacttatatctattAGTAAACTTGctgtatggaagtgctaaaaacaacaaagatgacaaggagaagacactgtcgaagtagagccacgtaaataaataagaccgcccacaaaacagcgaatcctgaagagacggtcagaaagtggcttgaggatggtctgtaaaacaaatctatgcaacattttaaacaaagaaccaccattacatgttatgtagaccacaaggaagtgttttaaatgtataaaaaaaaatataatatgactcctttagtgCTACTTTTGTATGAaattagacctgaatagacccgctcatcggcagtgtgccttataatccggtgtgccctgtggtccgaaaatacggtacccaaaaAAACTTGCAGGTGTAATTGCAGCGAAAAATTATTCCACTATGGCCAGAATAAGGACTACAATTGTgaacaaatgaaatgaaaaaatataCTATTTCCCTTTTACTTCACAATTCTATGCCACTTTGTGTCTTTCAATTAAAACCATCCTGATAAAATATGTATGGTTGTGGTCGCAACGTGATCAAATGTGGAGAAGTTGAAAGGGTATGAATACTTATTCAAACTACTGTATAGTAACCCTGAGTAATCAGAACTCACATTAATAACAGATTTTGAAGAACTAGAGCTTACCTTTCAACCCAGTCTTCATCCCACTGAGGCCCTGCTGGGTCACAGGCCTATCAGTCACTTTGATCTGTGCTGACAGGACACCAGGAGTTGCAATACTCGCCCTCATGCCAGGATGAACACCTGTACCTGGAACCATctaaatgatgataataataatgatgataaatcattatttaaaaacatgacaaaatgtaAATGCTTGTGTTCACAGCAAACACTAACATTTAGTACTAAAGGAGTTCAATACAGGTGGGTCTAGAAGTATTTTGGACAATAAGTGACTTTTTTCTGATTGTGctattatacaaaccctgtttccatatgagttgggaaattgtgttagatgtaaatataaacggattacaattatttgcaaatcattttcaacccatattcagttgaatataataataataataatacctgggatttatatagcgcttttctaaatacccaaagtcgctttacatgtagaacccatcattcattcacacctggtggtggtaagctactttcatagccacagctgccctggggtagactgacggaagtgtggctgcaatttgcgccaacggtccctctgaccaccacctatcattcatcattcaattcaccggtgtgagtggcaccgggggcaaagggtgaagtgtcctgcccaaggacacaacggcagcgatttttggatggtaagaggcggggagggaacctgcaaccctcaggtttctggcacggttgctctacccactacgccatgccgccccaagtgTATAAGTaagtgaatatgctacaaagacaacatatatgatgttcaaactgataaacttttttttttttcaaaggaaatgtggcaataaatactgataaagttgaggaatgctcatcacacacttatttggaacatcccacaggtgtgcaggctaatttggaacaggtgggtgccatcattgggtttaaaaacagcttcccaaaaaatgctcagtctttcacaagaaaggatggggcgagatacacccctttgtccacaactgcgtgagcaaatagtcaaacagtttaagaacaacgtttctcaaagtgcaattgcaagaaatttagggatttcaacatctacggtccataatatcatcaaaaggttcagagaatctggagaaatcactccacgtaagcggcatggccggaaaccaacattgaatgaccgtgacctttgatccctcagacggcactgtatcaaaaacccacatcaatctctaaagcaggggtcctcaagtacaaatcttgaaggtccacaaatgtttttttgaaacaggctgggtccgtttatcggtcaagcttatatagtagcagggggtaggtagtagtttaacattttcttcaaattaacaaaaataaaataaatatccaataaaatacatgaaatattttctttgaaagaaaataaataagaacatacataaaactttcagttttaacaaaaaataaatacttttaaacacaaccctcctATCCTTGGTAAACAAATGACTTCAACAGATCTCATTCATGTGCAAATATAACTATGGTACAGTACATCCCCATTGTGTAAAAGACAACTGCTCAATGGGAGAATTGGGCTCTTGGGGTTGAAGCCAAGACTTTGAACTTTGGCACAAAAGGTGTGATGGCCAGGCGGAGACACTGATCCAGGTGTTCATTGGTCAGTCTGCTGCTGTACTTGTTCTTCACAATGTTCATTGTAGAGAAGGCAGACTCACAGCTGTATGTTGAGCCAAACATTGTGAGGATGTGACAGGCCATCTTATGCAGCAGAGGGAACTTGGAAGGAATGACCAGCTTTGACCAGAAGGTGATGGCGTCACACTGAGCCTCTTTCAGTGCGACACTTTCTTGGGGGTCAATGAGCTCAGTCTGCAGTGAAGCAGCTCTGGCCCATGGGAAGACTTGTTTTGCTTCTGCAGAGAACACACTCACATTTCTGATCAGGAATGGGTTTTCAATGAACAGCAGGACTTGTTTTCCCAAAATGAAGCCATCAAAGCGAGTCTTGAAATTTGCAATGAGTTTTTCCAAGAATTCCAAATGGCACTGATGATCTCCCTCTCCTTTGGTCAGTTCCAGAAGTTTGGGGAAGTGGAGCAGTTCCTCCTGTAGATacagtttaaatatatattaggAACAATGCTTAAAAATAGGTATGAATTATCAAGTGGAAGAAAATAGTGTGtggtagaaaataataataacaaaatagttACCTGTATGTCACTTTTGAAAAGCTCCAGCTTCCTCTGGAAGGCACGGACTTCTGACATCAGCTCACACACTGTGTtcttcttcccctgtagcttGAGATTTAGGTCATTGAGATGGGAGGTTATATCAGCCAAACATGCCACAGCTTCCATTTTCCCAGCATTTtgcagaaattccaggaactgtTTTGCTTTTGCGCTATTTTGCTGGGACAGAAACACTTGCAGCTCTTCTCTAATGGCCCAAAAACGCTCCAGGACCCTGCCTTTGCTCAGCCATCTGACGTTGTTGTGCATGAGCAAATCATCAAAAGCAGCATCTACCTCTGTTAGGAATGTGCGCAGCAAGCGGTGCTGCAGTGCAGATGATGCTCCcaagaagtttatgagtttcatcattgttgtcatgatttcagagtacacttctccaagacttgcacaaaggacaGACTGGTGGATTATACAGTGATAAGATATCAGGCCAGGGTGGTGGTCTCTCAGACGCGGAACCAGTCCCTTCTCTCTCCCCAACATGGCTGGAGCTCCATCAGTAGCAATGGACACAActttcttcagatctatcccttttTCATTCAGCATTTCTGATATTGTTTTATAGATGTCTTCTCCCCTTGTTTGTCCACTGAGGTTTGCCAGGCTCAAAACATCTTCAATAAACTCCCCCTTTTCCTCATCATAATACCTCACAAACACCAACAACTGAGCATTGTCAGTGGTGTCAGTGGACTCATCAACTGCTAAGGATATGCACTCTGCATTTTTTA
This genomic interval from Nerophis lumbriciformis linkage group LG07, RoL_Nlum_v2.1, whole genome shotgun sequence contains the following:
- the LOC133609262 gene encoding SCAN domain-containing protein 3-like, whose product is MCLICNSTVALVKSENLKRHYLKEHREFEETFPHDSELRKKEITRLKKSYETSSKIFVKSMTQQQIATECSLRVAWVLGKHKKPFSDAEIIKECLTEVMGAMFEGKEKEEMTAKINQIPLSDATATRRTEILAGDLSKLLCDGIKNAECISLAVDESTDTTDNAQLLVFVRYYDEEKGEFIEDVLSLANLSGQTRGEDIYKTISEMLNEKGIDLKKVVSIATDGAPAMLGREKGLVPRLRDHHPGLISYHCIIHQSVLCASLGEVYSEIMTTMMKLINFLGASSALQHRLLRTFLTEVDAAFDDLLMHNNVRWLSKGRVLERFWAIREELQVFLSQQNSAKAKQFLEFLQNAGKMEAVACLADITSHLNDLNLKLQGKKNTVCELMSEVRAFQRKLELFKSDIQEELLHFPKLLELTKGEGDHQCHLEFLEKLIANFKTRFDGFILGKQVLLFIENPFLIRNVSVFSAEAKQVFPWARAASLQTELIDPQESVALKEAQCDAITFWSKLVIPSKFPLLHKMACHILTMFGSTYSCESAFSTMNIVKNKYSSRLTNEHLDQCLRLAITPFVPKFKVLASTPRAQFSH